The genomic window GGTGCGGGTCCCGGCTGCCTGCCTTGCGGCAGCCAGCCGGTCTGTTGGAGCTCGCGGTCCACGGAGGTTTGGAGCAGGCGGTACACCCGCTCCGACTCCTCCGGGACCTGGTTGATGTCGCCCAGCTCCGCCCGGATCGTCACCCCGTACTGGTGCGACGAGTACCCCGGCAGTCCGAGCTTCTTGCAATAGTTGGCCTCCAGTACGATTGCCATGAGGGCCTCCTTTCCTGGTTCATCGACCGGTCCAGATACAATAAGACCCGGGCGGCGGTCGATCCGCCCCGGGTCTCAGATAACGGAACCTTCCGCTATCAAAGGTATATAACGCAGAAAGGGCGCGAGTTGCCGGTGGATGAGGGGGGTGGTTCCTGTGTGGAACGTGCCGGATAGGGAGCTTCAGTCCACTCCTGAGGGTTTTTAGGTACTTGTGGTTCGCCTTCCTCGTTTCATGTCAAGTAACTCCCGTGCCACGAGGATGTCCCCGTGGATCTCCGCCAGCCGGGCGGCCAGGCCCTTGACGGGCTTGGGCAGGCTGCGGAACTGGACCTTGTCGGTCGAGCTGATCGTGTTGGTCGTATGCATGTCATTGATGTGGGTTGGCCGGGGGACTAGCAGATGGCTACCCCGGTCTCCTCGTCGAGCATGGGAAGGTCCTCATCCCGGACGTCCACGCGCCCGTAGACGAACTCCAGCAGGTCCAGATGCTCCGGGGAGATCGCACCCCGGCGCTTGAGGTCCCGGATGTCGGCCTGAAGATCCAGGGCCGGGTTGAAGCCATCCTCGTACTGTGCCAGGGTGGAACGGTACAGCACGTCCCCCCAACTGCGGATGCTCCGGGCCTTGCCGTAGTACTTGAGGATGTGCAGACAGGTCAGCTCTCCGGGCAGGAGCTCATCATTGAGTACCTGCTGCCGGAGGGAGGCCATGAGCCTCTGGCTGACCTTCCGGGTCTTCGGATGATCGTCCTCCGGGTCGAGGTAGCCGAGGAACCTGTTCCCCTCCGCCAGTACGAACTCCAGTCTCCCCTTCTTCTCTGAGAAATCTATCCTTTCATGAGAACAGCAGAAGTCCTTTAAGATTGATGTTATAGCAGCGGACCCCTGGAGCCCCACCGTAAAGATCCGCTTGAGGATCCATAGGGGGTCTACCCCATCATGGCCCGAAGAAGGGTCTTCAACGTCTACCCGGGCCTCCGTGAGGGTGATGTTACCGTCCAGGGAGTGGTTCGGGCGGCGGTCCTGGTTCATGGCGGGGAGCTTCCCTGTCCGGCCGTTCTTCTTCGACTGGTGGAGTTTGTCGATCCGGACCTTGAGCTCGTAGAGGCGGGCCTCGTCGGCCTCTACGGTCGGGTTGGTGTCCGGGGCCTCCGGGTAGTCCAGCTCGTCATGGTCTGGGCTCATGCCGGGGTACGCGACGCCCTCGGCCTCCTGGTGCTCCTCCTCCCAGCGGGGGCGGTTGTCGTCCAGCCAGGCCTGCTCCATGATCTGGTCACTGACCGTGCCTCCGACCGCCCGGCGGGATGTCTGGGCCCGGGGAGACTCTCCAGCATAGTCGGCCCACTCGGCGTCCTGCCCGTCGTCCTCGTCCATCTCCCAGGGGAAGGGACCCTCGTCGTCCACGGCGGGGAACTTGGGCCCGCGGCCCTCGACCACGCTCCATCCCCGGGGGGTGCTGCCCTTCTCGTCGTCACCGCCGGCGGGCCTGAGGTCGTCCCGGTAGCTGACGGTGTCCCGGTAGGGCTCACGGGTCTTGGGGTCCGCCACGGGGTTGAGGGGGCCTCCGCTGAAGATGATGGCGTCCATGGCCTGCGGAAGCAGGCGGACGTGGTTCATGCGCAGGTTGTTGAACAAGAAGTGTCCGATCTCGATGATGCCGTCGTCCTTGAGGATCTTGAGCCGGTTCTTGAGCTCCTTCAGGGACATGAAGCAGTCCTCCGCCATATCCTCGCGGGACCGGGCCCACCAGAGGTAGCCTTTCTTGACGACCTTCAGGCGGAAGGACTTCTCGCTCAGGTTGTCAGGGTCGTGGTCCCCGCGGGCGGGGGAGAACCAGTAGACCAGCTGACTCAGCAGGAAGATCATGGCCCGGTCCCCGTCGTAGTTCTCCTTGACGAACCGGACGACGCATCCGGGGATGAAGCGGTTCTCCGAGTCAGGCTCGCTGCTCTTGCAGCACAGGTGGGCGAAGGCGTACCGGGATATCGGTAGCTCGAAGGGGAGGTTTTTTGACATGATTTTGATGAATTGAGGTGTCCTGCCTCATTGAGATGCACGAATGAAAGGTGGTGGCGTCTCGAATGAACTTGGCCGGAGCTTATGATGGATATTGCTTAATGATGGTTGTTTAGAGATCGTGGAGAGAAGGTATATCTCACGTTCTGCGTGTGCTGATCCGTAGATTACCCATAAGAGCTTCACGCACTTCGCTCACACGAAAGCGTACCAAGTGCCCGAGCTTATAATAGGGGATTGTCCGGTTTGCAGTTTGAGCACGAAGCCAACGTAAAGAGGGCCTACAGTTCTCGGCAAAGAGATGCTCAAGCAGTTGCTGGGCATCGACGAGAGGCTCGTTGCTGTGTGTAGTGGCAGACTGTTGTATATTCATGCGTCCATCATACAACAGGGGCATGGGCGTCAACATGCCGCAGGTTGAGGACTTCCGCTACTCGCTTAGCACCAGTGAATTATCCACTATCGTAAACGGGAAGAGTTTACTTATCCGTTCCTCTACGTTCTTTTTGGCCTTGCTCCAGGCCGAGCTTTCCGAGTATGATTCACTCCCACAGCCCTCAATTACTAACTCGTCAAGCTCCCCTGCGCTATAAGCCTTAACCAATATGTCCGTTGAGTTTTTCTTGCCCAGCCGGAGTGCTCCGAGTTGGACCAAGAATGCCCGACGCTTCTGCTTGCTGATTCCACTTCCAGATAATGCAGGGATGGGATGAGCTTTCTTACCCGGATATCGTTTTGGTCGATGGGCCTTAAGTAATGCCTGAAATTCCTTGGTCAGAGTGCTGTCAGAGCAAGATTCCCATACTTCCGGGGTGATGAGTAGTAGCATCATATCGGCGGGGTTATTGGCTTCTTTGACCATGCGTAACGCACTCTGTGCAATGGCACTCACCATGACGGGTGTTGTTGCGGTGAAGGAGCCCTTGGTTGGGGCTGCGTAACTCAAAAAATTTGCCTTAGCCTTGGTATCGAGGTCTTGCCAAGACAAGCCTTGTTTATAGAACTCAGGCATATAACGAAAGGCTGTGAGTCGTCGCCGGACATCAATAGGAAACTTGCTTTTTTCATCACTATGATTAGTGGCACAGTATTGCCTGAGAATATCGGACTCCCTGCCATGTTCCCAGAGCAGGCAGGCTTCGAGTTCATTCTCTGGCACACTTCCAAATTTCCAGTCGTAATCGGGAGGGAAGACGACCTCAGACTGTTTGTCCAACATCTCCTGAGACTTGTTAGCTAGGCGTCTGTGAGAACCTTTACCCATAGGGCTAATTTATGGATGAAGAGAATATCAGTCGATACCTTTCGCAATACATGCTGATTGGGGGAGCTTTCCCGGTTGGTAGATATCGACTGGTTATTCCCGGATCAACCCATGGGAAGATACCGCCCATCCTGTTTTCTCATGGCAGGAAGCGTTTCTCCTTTAGGTACGATGCGCCAAAACTCGTCAGCGTCTTCTGTGCTTTTTAGGTCGAGATAGTGTTTGCGTATCACGGCTTCGGAGTTGCCTGCTTGGAGAGCTGCGTCTCCGACTGATCGAAAAGCGCCGACAGTCATTGAGATATAGGTGTGCCGCATGATATCATGAGGGAAGCTGAATATTTTGCGCACATCCATCCAAAGACTGTGAAAACGGCGCGTTTTTACAATCGGGTGTCGGGATATGGGATATTTTTTTAACCATAGGTGAAGGTTTGGTTGAATCTTTACCTGGCGCTTTTCATTTACCTTGGAGGTTTCCGGCTCAATGAGGATGATGCCGGTGTCCAGACGGATGTCTTTTTCTTGAAGTTTAAGAATTTCGCCTGTTCTCCAATCGGGACGTATGCCTGCGAAGAAAGTAAGGGCAAAGTATGGTACAAGACTACCGGGTTCGGCCCACCATGACCCGTCCTTGTTCTGTTTTCCCCGGTAACCTTCCAGCCAGTGCATCAATTCTCGTGTTTGCTCCGCGGAAAAAGTATCTGCAGTACCTCGACGGTTTTTGATCTTAAACTTAGGAACCGAAATAATAGGGTTTTCGGATACAGTCTTTTGAGAGAGGCAGAACTTGAAAAAAGTACTCAGATAGCCTCTGCGGTTATTCCATGTCTTAAGAGAATGGGCATGTCTGGCCCCTTTCTGCTTGCCCTCCAGATACTCTTTCAGTTCCTCGGGTTGAATTTCACTTATGACTTGCCCTTCAAACGCGGTTTTGAAGGTTGCAAGTTCATTGAAAATTGAACCGAACTGTCGAGACGAGAGAATGCCTCTATCTACTTCTTTCTCTTTATGTTGACGATAATCTATGATCGCGTTTTCAACAGATTTGGATTCTGCGGCTTCCTGATAATGGTCTAGCAGATAATTGACTGCGAAAACCAAAGATTTCTTGGAGTCAGATTTCTGGAGAAGGCTTATCGCGGCGACTGCATCCTTATTCTGATCGTGAGTCAGGGTTGTGAAGATCGTCTGCCCTTCTGAGGTTTCGTTCAGGTAACGCACCTCCAGTTTCTGTCTTTCGGCGACGGCCTTGCTTCGATTCCTGAAGTTTCGACGGATGCGTTGGCCGTTCAGGGTACCCGACAAACGCCAGACTTCCTCGCCGCTTGGGTTGGTATACTTCGTGATCTTGAATCGACTTTTGGCCACCTGTTTTGGGGATTTGCCAATCCAAAATGGCAAATCCCCGCAAAACGTCGATAAAAAATGGCGGGATGGACGGGACTCGAACCCGCGACCTCCGGCGTGACAGGCCGGCGTTCTAACCAACTGAACTACCACCCCTTGAAAGGGAAAGAGGCCGAAGTTAGTCGATGGCGGGGACATGTCAAGCGGGCAATTCGCACTTTGTTGAAGAAATGTTGTTTTTTTGTCGGTCTGGCTGGATGGATGAGGGGTGATAGCTGTTCCGGGCAAGGCTGGTCCTTGATTCTCGCCAAAGTTCGCTGTTTACCCGCTTGGCGAGCAGGCCTAGTTTGGTGACGAGATGCCGGAGAAGGAAAACGTGGGCCGCAGTTTGGCCGCCATGATTCGCGCCCGCGCAGGACGTGGCAAAGGCGGTGCGCTGGCAGCAGCGGTGGCTGTGCAGACCGCTCTACTGCTGGTTGCGGTGGGGGTGATTATCGCCGTGCCTTCAGGAAAAGATGAAGCGGCGTTCAAGGCCGGTAAGCGCGTCTCCCTGCCGCCCCGCGAATTGGAGCATCGGGCCGCGCTGAATGATTTTCAGCAGGCGGCGGGAGCGGCGCTCCCGGTGGAGCGGTTGAGCACGGAGTCGCTCTTGCCAGAAAATTCCCTGCCGGAGCTTCCGGCGTTGCCGAGTGATAGCTTCAGCCCCTTGGTGCAGGAAGCTCCCGTGCCCGAGGCGGACGCTCTGCTGGCCGAGTCCGGGCTGAATGCCGCGTTGACGGGGTTGCCGGGCGGTTTCTCCGAACTCGACCTGTTCGGCATTCGCGAAGGGGCGGGGCGGTTCGTGATCCTCGTCGATACGTCCAACTCCATGTTCGAGCGCCAGCGTGACGGCGTGAAGTACCGTTTCGACTTCACGGTGATCAAGGACGAGATCGCCGCGCTGGTCGCGGGACTTCAGCCCGATACGCAGTTTAACCTGGCGATCTACGAGGGTGGCTCGCTCGCCTGGCAACCGAACCTGATGCCAGCGACGCTGGAGAACAAGCAGGCGGCCGAAGCCTGGCTGCGGGGGTTGAGCGAGAGCCCGAGTGCATCGATTTCCTCGCGCAAGAGCCCCGGTCCCCGGTTGATCGAGGGTGGTGGCACCCGGCTAGACACGGGGCTGCGGCAGGTGTTCGGGTTCGAGCCGGAGGTGATCTTTATCGTGACGGACGGCGAGATTAACCGCAGCGGGCGAACCATCCCGCAGGATGAACTGCTCGATATCATACGCGGGCTTCAGCGCGGATTGGCCGAGTCGGCCCGCATTCACGTCATCCACTACCAGACCGCAGTGACCAAGCCCGAGGAAATCGCCACCATGCGGGCAATTGCCGGACGCAACAGTGGTCGTTTTCGCCAGGTCGAGGCGGTTTTGCTGGAGTGAGTTTGTCGGCGGAAAACGTCTGTTCAAAACGCTCTCATTCCGATTCTTCCCGAGTTTGACTGTTACCGTTCTTTCGAAGGAACGTAGTTCCGTTTCAAAAGTTTATGGGGAGAGCGCG from Ruficoccus amylovorans includes these protein-coding regions:
- a CDS encoding vWA domain-containing protein; this encodes MPEKENVGRSLAAMIRARAGRGKGGALAAAVAVQTALLLVAVGVIIAVPSGKDEAAFKAGKRVSLPPRELEHRAALNDFQQAAGAALPVERLSTESLLPENSLPELPALPSDSFSPLVQEAPVPEADALLAESGLNAALTGLPGGFSELDLFGIREGAGRFVILVDTSNSMFERQRDGVKYRFDFTVIKDEIAALVAGLQPDTQFNLAIYEGGSLAWQPNLMPATLENKQAAEAWLRGLSESPSASISSRKSPGPRLIEGGGTRLDTGLRQVFGFEPEVIFIVTDGEINRSGRTIPQDELLDIIRGLQRGLAESARIHVIHYQTAVTKPEEIATMRAIAGRNSGRFRQVEAVLLE
- a CDS encoding tyrosine-type recombinase/integrase, producing MPFWIGKSPKQVAKSRFKITKYTNPSGEEVWRLSGTLNGQRIRRNFRNRSKAVAERQKLEVRYLNETSEGQTIFTTLTHDQNKDAVAAISLLQKSDSKKSLVFAVNYLLDHYQEAAESKSVENAIIDYRQHKEKEVDRGILSSRQFGSIFNELATFKTAFEGQVISEIQPEELKEYLEGKQKGARHAHSLKTWNNRRGYLSTFFKFCLSQKTVSENPIISVPKFKIKNRRGTADTFSAEQTRELMHWLEGYRGKQNKDGSWWAEPGSLVPYFALTFFAGIRPDWRTGEILKLQEKDIRLDTGIILIEPETSKVNEKRQVKIQPNLHLWLKKYPISRHPIVKTRRFHSLWMDVRKIFSFPHDIMRHTYISMTVGAFRSVGDAALQAGNSEAVIRKHYLDLKSTEDADEFWRIVPKGETLPAMRKQDGRYLPMG